From Cyclopterus lumpus isolate fCycLum1 chromosome 2, fCycLum1.pri, whole genome shotgun sequence, a single genomic window includes:
- the LOC117746645 gene encoding serine/threonine-protein kinase pim-1-like: MDQDSAKQTKTRGSPALSGGHESCNTPVQEVTVGKRKSRTDDEGANREKKRRLDIKDTELEVCQEVTVAEFEAKYQQQYMLGAGGCGSVFAGFRRKDYHPVAIKHIPKDQVYCKHQDDTGREISIEVAVMMRLQEEKSGSVGASAPISLLDWYDLGQELILVLERPVPAVDLYEYILANKGPLPEEEAKIILRQLMKAAVHLQDNEIFHRDIKVENILIETGSDVPRVRLIDFGLSCFTKQETLKGVFYGTRWHAPPEWRRSRQYSAGPTTVWQMGVVLFQTLHPGEPFKTSSFLKNLLPISETLSEKCQDFMRVCLTQDPKERPSLKQIQLHPWLN, translated from the exons ATGGACCAAGACTCAGCAAAGCAGACCAAGACTAGAGGATCTCCAGCACTCAGCGGAGGTCATG AAAGCTGCAATACACCTGTACAGGAAGttacagtcggtaagaggaagtccagaaccgatgatgaaggagcaaacagagagaagaagaggaggctggacatcaaggacaccgaactggaggtctgtcaggaagtgacagtcg CTGAATTTGAGGCCAAATACCAGCAACAGTACATGCTGGGAGCCGGAGGATGTGGAAGTGTGTTTGCTGGCTTTCGTAGAAAAGATTATCACCCT GTCGCCATCAAACATATACCGAAGGACCAAGTCTACTGCAAACACCAG GACGACACTGGGAGGGAGATCTCCATCGAGGTGGCCGTCATGatgaggctgcaggaggaaaaGAGCGGTTCAGTCGGGGCGTCAGCACCAATATCCCTACTGGACTGGTACGATCTGGGCCAggagctgatcctggtgctAGAGAGACCGGTCCCTGCTGTAGACCTATATGAATACATCCTGGCCAACAAAGGTCCCTTaccagaggaggaggccaag ATCATCCTGAGACAGCTGATGAAGGCAGCAGTCCACCTCCAGGATAACGAGATCTTTCACCGGGACATTAAGGTGGAAAACATCTTGATCGAGACCGGCTCGGACGTCCCGCGCGTTCGCCTTATAGACTTTGGCCTGAGCTGCTTCACCAAGCAAGAGACCTTGAAGGGCGTCTTCTATG GCACCCGTTGGCACGCACCTCCAGAGTGGAGGAGAAGTCGCCAATACAGCGCCGGACCCACCACGGTGTGGCAGATGGGAGTGGTGCTGTTCCAAACGCTCCACCCAGGAGAACCTTTTAAGACCAGCTCGTTCCTGAAGAACCTGCTGCCGATCAGCGAGACGCTGTCTGAAA aatGCCAGGACTTCATGCGAGTGTGCTTGACGCAAGACCCCAAAGAACGTCCATCCCTGAAGCAGATCCAGCTTCACCCATGgctaaactaa